The Stieleria sp. JC731 genome has a segment encoding these proteins:
- a CDS encoding c-type cytochrome → MSLRISPVRDSQSVAKANGFRPAKREIILLAALTVAGLVPGPLARAEEQPVVKSWTEADRLSMIVAAIDQSDSITTRSALVRGMLRGLEGRRNVAAPSGWNQLAKELSDTDDPDVRQNVAQLSQIFGDAAAIAQAIETLRDSTADPDSRRAALAALTTQQYDDLAAELEPLLEVPELQIDAIRAFSVTGSPVGPIRMRQIYSDATAEVKRAIIETMATRQDYAEQLVRWIDQKEVAKEDVPSYVARTLNEMLGKKFTDVFGDIESLGEDIAVTINRYKQIMTDEAIAKADPGRGRVVFSKTCGACHQMYGAGGKIGPDLTGSNRANLDYFLLNSVAPSADVPEGYRTQIVQTTDGRILTGVLAEEDAQRVVLKTVDQPRLVIAKDDIEARKVSDKSMMPDGQLDQLKPQQVLDLFRYMQTRSQVEANQ, encoded by the coding sequence ATGTCACTTAGAATCTCACCAGTTCGCGACTCGCAATCGGTTGCCAAAGCAAACGGTTTCCGCCCCGCCAAACGCGAAATCATCCTCCTCGCGGCACTCACCGTAGCTGGTTTAGTCCCTGGCCCCCTCGCACGCGCCGAGGAACAACCTGTCGTAAAAAGCTGGACCGAAGCGGATCGGCTTTCGATGATTGTCGCGGCAATCGACCAGTCGGACTCGATCACCACCCGATCCGCCCTTGTTCGCGGGATGCTCCGAGGACTCGAAGGCCGACGCAACGTTGCGGCACCGTCAGGATGGAACCAACTTGCCAAAGAGCTCTCCGATACTGACGACCCAGATGTTCGTCAGAATGTTGCACAGCTATCTCAAATCTTCGGCGATGCCGCAGCGATTGCCCAAGCGATCGAAACACTGCGTGACTCCACCGCCGATCCAGACTCACGCCGTGCAGCCTTAGCAGCACTGACGACGCAGCAATACGATGACTTGGCCGCCGAACTGGAACCGCTGTTGGAAGTCCCCGAACTTCAGATCGATGCGATCCGAGCTTTCTCAGTCACCGGCTCCCCCGTCGGTCCGATCCGCATGCGGCAGATCTATTCGGATGCTACCGCCGAAGTCAAACGAGCCATCATCGAAACCATGGCCACTCGCCAAGACTACGCCGAACAACTTGTCCGCTGGATCGACCAAAAGGAGGTTGCCAAAGAAGACGTTCCAAGTTACGTCGCACGTACCTTGAACGAGATGCTAGGCAAGAAGTTCACCGATGTCTTTGGCGACATCGAATCGTTGGGCGAAGACATCGCTGTCACGATCAACCGCTACAAACAAATCATGACCGACGAAGCGATTGCCAAGGCGGACCCCGGGCGTGGTCGAGTCGTCTTTTCAAAAACCTGCGGTGCCTGCCATCAAATGTACGGGGCCGGTGGAAAAATCGGGCCCGATCTAACAGGTTCGAACCGAGCCAACCTCGATTACTTTCTGCTTAACAGTGTTGCGCCGAGTGCCGACGTTCCCGAAGGCTATCGCACACAAATCGTGCAAACCACCGATGGAAGGATCCTGACTGGCGTCCTCGCCGAAGAAGACGCTCAACGAGTGGTTTTGAAAACTGTCGATCAGCCAAGACTTGTGATCGCGAAGGACGACATCGAAGCTCGAAAGGTTTCCGATAAATCGATGATGCCAGACGGTCAACTTGATCAACTTAAACCACAACAGGTGCTCGACCTGTTCCGATACATGCAAACGCGATCTCAAGTGGAGGCCAACCAATGA
- a CDS encoding efflux RND transporter periplasmic adaptor subunit — protein MKKWAKTLVQSLVSAGILAASVAGFIYMGKPEVPTEPAAVPPVPIVETAVAAAHNGGISFDVDGVVVPFREIQLAAQVGGRVSFKSESCRIGKPVQKGEVLLRIEAADYELEVRRLTEELQQADAMIRELEAEITSVDNQIASTRQQLEIDQRLLQRNQDLLNRSAASSSEVDQARKSELTTRNSLQSLVDQGNLLRQRQVRMASAKSLVDANLEKAKLNLQRTEIRSPIDGIVVTESVEQDGYVQVGGIMIVLQDTSQLDVSCKLHMRQMNWLWQGQNQDNRSGSSDGLNSDGYEFPSTPATVVYQIGDRLFAWDAIVDRYEGAGIDAQTRMVPCRVHVDQPTKVVQIDSLHDNFATESLVSTNASNDQTDVASDTSSGGSAESDGQDNKASVGNTESINSQSAEIVADGNRPLHPPTLMTGMFVKVLIHADPPIPLVRIPQEAIQPGNKVWVVEDGMLQKKSVEVATTLQSSVIAYQRSNGLVAGDEIVVSPIATPVDGMEVKKASEIQEPAPRGSADNAGWKGQGGKRS, from the coding sequence ATGAAAAAGTGGGCAAAGACGCTCGTCCAGTCACTGGTTTCCGCAGGGATTTTGGCGGCCAGCGTTGCTGGGTTTATTTACATGGGTAAGCCAGAGGTTCCCACCGAGCCGGCTGCGGTGCCTCCGGTACCGATCGTCGAAACCGCGGTGGCGGCTGCCCACAATGGAGGCATCTCTTTCGACGTCGATGGCGTCGTTGTGCCGTTTCGCGAGATTCAGCTCGCCGCCCAAGTTGGCGGTCGGGTGAGTTTCAAGTCGGAATCGTGTCGGATCGGTAAGCCAGTCCAAAAAGGCGAAGTCTTATTGCGAATCGAGGCGGCTGACTATGAACTTGAAGTTCGACGTTTGACCGAAGAGCTTCAGCAGGCTGATGCGATGATCCGTGAATTGGAAGCCGAAATCACTTCGGTGGACAATCAAATTGCATCCACACGCCAGCAGTTAGAGATCGACCAGCGACTGTTACAACGCAATCAAGACCTGCTCAACCGCAGTGCGGCGTCCAGTTCCGAAGTCGATCAAGCACGCAAAAGTGAACTCACAACACGCAATTCGTTGCAGTCCTTGGTCGACCAAGGCAACCTGCTAAGACAACGGCAAGTTCGCATGGCGAGTGCGAAGTCGTTGGTCGATGCGAATCTTGAAAAGGCAAAACTGAATTTGCAGCGGACAGAGATCCGCTCGCCTATCGACGGAATCGTTGTTACCGAAAGCGTTGAACAAGACGGTTACGTCCAAGTGGGCGGCATCATGATCGTTTTGCAAGACACTTCGCAGTTGGATGTGTCGTGCAAGCTGCACATGCGCCAAATGAATTGGCTGTGGCAGGGACAAAATCAAGACAACCGTTCTGGCTCATCAGACGGTCTGAATTCCGATGGATATGAGTTTCCATCAACCCCGGCAACGGTCGTCTATCAAATCGGCGATCGACTGTTTGCCTGGGATGCGATCGTCGACCGTTATGAAGGCGCGGGTATCGATGCGCAGACCCGGATGGTTCCTTGCAGAGTGCACGTTGACCAGCCGACGAAGGTCGTTCAAATCGATTCATTGCACGATAACTTTGCGACCGAGTCGCTGGTTTCAACAAACGCCTCGAATGACCAAACGGACGTTGCTAGCGACACGTCATCTGGTGGTTCTGCCGAGTCTGATGGTCAGGACAACAAAGCATCAGTTGGCAACACCGAATCAATCAATAGTCAAAGTGCTGAGATCGTCGCCGACGGAAATCGTCCTTTGCATCCGCCGACGTTGATGACTGGCATGTTTGTCAAAGTTTTGATCCACGCTGATCCGCCGATCCCGTTGGTTCGAATACCACAAGAGGCGATTCAACCCGGAAACAAAGTGTGGGTGGTTGAAGATGGCATGCTCCAAAAAAAGTCCGTCGAAGTTGCCACCACACTTCAGTCGTCCGTGATCGCTTACCAACGATCCAACGGATTGGTCGCGGGCGATGAGATCGTCGTGAGCCCGATCGCGACTCCGGTTGACGGCATGGAAGTCAAGAAAGCGTCCGAAATACAAGAACCGGCGCCGCGTGGTTCCGCCGACAACGCGGGCTGGAAGGGGCAGGGGGGCAAGCGATCATGA
- a CDS encoding efflux RND transporter permease subunit: protein MKSIVRSAINNSAALNLCMVAVMVVGWFCLRSMHRESFPEFDLDRITVTVPYPGAAPQEAEQGIGQKVEEAVRSIEGIKKVTTIAMEGSCTVMLELIPGARPADRVLDEVRSEVDRIPSFPLEAEDPSISLVTNRRPSIRIGILAPERDTESAELTVDQELQLRRVAERIRDDLLALSAVSQVDFLAARQYQIDIEIPEDTLRSHGLTLREAAETIRRENRELPAGSIRSQSQEILLRGNNRRTNGDELAELPLVTEPNGAVLTVGDLGNVRDEFADGTAINLINGRPALALSVQRSTSQDLFVMIDAVRSYIDQVQLPSGYEIMTWSDESVEVRSRLNLLVNNGVQGLIIVFTLLMLFLDPKLAFWVALGIPFAILAAGIFLYLTGQTLNLISMFAFVMALGIVVDDAIVVGENIYSHRQMGKNYLRSAIDGTIEVIPSVTTAVLTTIVAFAPLLFVSGTMGKFTAVMPAAIIAILAVSLIECVTILPCHLAHEGNVLFRIFNVVFFIFRPILYLANAANRFATGLLDAYIHRIYSPTLKVCLDNRSVSVASCFGVLILTAGMWNSGMIKFMFFPRVDGNTLNATVVFPDGTPESVTIAATERIEDAFWEVAERFEKQGKPIAKNSFRVVGASVSGGGPGGSPMPTASGGHKGSVEVELVNAESRGVHSRAIVAQWRDAVGMIVGTEELTLGTRSFGPGGSPIEFKVLGPADKIDELEAAVEDCKTKLSEYPGVYDIKDDSVPGKWEYRFRIKPEAFAMGVRTADLAETVRAAYYGEEVMRVQRGRHEIKIMVTYPREDRRVLTNFDEIRVRLGDGIERPITELAEIDVVRAYSEINRIDQARSITVSSNLDEEKGNAEEIVSDLKAGFLTELQQRFPDLRVRWEGQQEQRAESFGSLFRGFFAALLAMYVLLAIEFKSVVQPALVMLIIPFGALGAVAGHVIMDLPLTLFSFYGVIALTGIVVNDSIVLIDFINSRVRSGMSIEQALAESGVRRFRPVLLTTITTIGGLIPILLETSIQAQILIPMATSIAFGELFATIVVLYLVPVTYSLYWSAGGRYAVHEEAAAV from the coding sequence ATGAAATCGATTGTCCGCAGTGCGATCAACAACAGCGCAGCGCTGAATTTATGCATGGTCGCCGTCATGGTGGTTGGCTGGTTCTGTTTGCGATCGATGCATCGTGAATCGTTCCCGGAATTCGACCTCGACCGCATCACTGTGACAGTCCCTTATCCCGGCGCAGCCCCGCAAGAAGCAGAGCAGGGGATTGGCCAAAAGGTTGAAGAGGCTGTTCGTTCGATCGAAGGGATCAAAAAGGTTACCACCATCGCGATGGAAGGTTCCTGCACGGTCATGCTGGAACTGATTCCGGGAGCTCGGCCAGCGGATCGAGTACTAGACGAAGTTCGAAGCGAAGTGGACCGCATTCCCAGCTTTCCTCTCGAAGCGGAAGATCCGTCGATCTCATTGGTCACTAACCGTCGACCTTCCATCCGAATTGGCATCCTCGCACCGGAAAGGGACACGGAGTCGGCGGAGCTGACCGTCGATCAAGAGTTGCAGCTGCGCCGAGTTGCCGAACGGATTCGTGATGACTTGCTTGCGTTATCAGCTGTTTCTCAAGTCGATTTCTTGGCGGCTAGGCAATATCAGATCGATATCGAAATCCCTGAGGACACGCTTCGTTCGCACGGGCTGACCTTGCGAGAAGCTGCTGAAACGATCCGGCGTGAAAATCGTGAATTGCCCGCCGGCTCCATCCGCAGTCAATCACAGGAGATCCTGCTGCGCGGGAACAATCGGCGAACCAATGGCGACGAACTGGCGGAGTTACCGCTGGTGACAGAGCCCAACGGTGCCGTGTTGACGGTCGGTGATCTTGGCAATGTTCGCGATGAGTTTGCCGATGGCACCGCGATCAATTTGATCAACGGCAGGCCAGCCCTGGCGTTGTCAGTACAGCGAAGTACATCGCAAGATTTGTTCGTGATGATCGATGCGGTGCGAAGTTACATCGACCAGGTGCAGCTGCCGTCCGGGTATGAAATCATGACCTGGAGCGATGAGTCAGTCGAAGTGCGAAGCCGACTGAACTTGCTGGTCAACAATGGTGTTCAAGGACTGATCATTGTCTTCACGCTCTTGATGTTGTTTCTTGATCCCAAGCTAGCCTTTTGGGTCGCGTTGGGGATTCCGTTTGCAATTCTTGCAGCTGGAATCTTCCTGTACCTGACGGGGCAGACTTTGAATCTGATTTCGATGTTCGCCTTTGTGATGGCACTCGGAATCGTTGTCGATGATGCGATCGTTGTCGGTGAAAACATCTACTCGCATCGTCAGATGGGAAAGAACTATCTGCGTTCGGCCATCGATGGAACGATCGAAGTCATCCCTTCGGTGACCACAGCCGTCTTAACAACCATCGTGGCGTTCGCACCGCTGCTGTTCGTTAGCGGGACGATGGGCAAGTTCACTGCGGTGATGCCCGCAGCAATTATCGCGATCCTTGCGGTTTCGTTGATCGAATGCGTCACAATTTTGCCGTGTCACTTGGCACATGAAGGCAACGTTCTGTTTCGAATCTTCAACGTCGTTTTCTTTATCTTTCGACCGATTTTGTACCTCGCAAATGCGGCGAACCGATTCGCGACCGGTCTCCTGGACGCCTACATCCATCGCATCTATTCGCCGACGTTGAAGGTGTGTCTAGACAATCGATCTGTTTCGGTCGCCAGTTGCTTTGGCGTGTTGATCCTGACCGCCGGAATGTGGAACTCCGGAATGATCAAGTTCATGTTCTTCCCCAGGGTTGACGGCAACACCCTAAATGCCACCGTCGTGTTTCCAGATGGGACGCCGGAAAGCGTGACGATTGCCGCGACAGAACGAATCGAAGATGCGTTCTGGGAGGTCGCCGAACGTTTTGAAAAACAGGGCAAGCCAATTGCCAAAAATTCGTTTCGCGTCGTCGGTGCATCGGTAAGCGGTGGCGGACCGGGTGGTTCACCGATGCCAACAGCCAGTGGCGGACACAAGGGCAGCGTCGAAGTCGAATTGGTCAACGCCGAAAGCCGAGGCGTCCATTCGCGTGCCATCGTCGCTCAGTGGCGCGACGCGGTTGGCATGATCGTCGGAACGGAGGAATTAACGCTGGGTACACGATCGTTTGGTCCGGGAGGTTCCCCGATCGAATTCAAAGTGTTGGGGCCTGCTGACAAAATCGACGAGCTTGAGGCGGCCGTCGAAGATTGCAAAACCAAGTTGTCGGAGTATCCCGGCGTATACGACATCAAAGACGACTCCGTGCCTGGCAAATGGGAATACCGCTTTCGAATCAAACCGGAAGCCTTCGCGATGGGAGTCAGAACCGCGGATTTGGCCGAAACCGTTCGTGCGGCGTACTATGGCGAAGAAGTGATGCGGGTCCAGCGAGGACGTCATGAAATCAAAATCATGGTTACATATCCGCGAGAGGATCGTCGCGTTTTGACAAACTTCGATGAGATCCGTGTGCGTCTAGGCGATGGCATCGAACGCCCAATTACCGAGCTTGCGGAGATCGACGTCGTGCGAGCTTATTCGGAAATTAATCGAATCGACCAAGCTCGGTCGATCACCGTTTCCAGCAACCTCGACGAAGAGAAAGGTAACGCAGAGGAGATCGTCAGTGACCTGAAAGCTGGCTTCCTTACCGAACTACAACAACGCTTTCCCGATCTGCGTGTTCGGTGGGAGGGACAGCAGGAACAACGTGCCGAATCCTTCGGAAGTTTATTTCGCGGGTTCTTTGCTGCGTTGCTGGCGATGTATGTACTGTTGGCAATTGAATTCAAGTCAGTGGTGCAGCCGGCCTTGGTGATGTTGATCATCCCCTTCGGTGCGCTCGGTGCGGTAGCAGGGCATGTGATCATGGATCTGCCGTTGACGCTGTTCAGTTTCTATGGGGTGATCGCACTAACGGGCATCGTCGTTAATGATTCGATCGTGTTGATTGACTTCATCAATTCGCGAGTTCGTTCGGGGATGTCAATTGAGCAAGCGCTTGCCGAATCGGGCGTGCGGCGGTTTCGCCCTGTCTTGCTAACAACGATCACTACGATAGGTGGGCTGATACCAATCCTGCTGGAAACCTCCATCCAGGCTCAGATCCTGATTCCGATGGCGACAAGCATCGCGTTTGGTGAATTGTTTGCCACGATCGTTGTTCTCTATCTCGTACCGGTGACATATTCGCTGTACTGGAGTGCTGGTGGTCGATATGCGGTCCACGAAGAAGCAGCGGCGGTCTGA
- a CDS encoding prolyl oligopeptidase family serine peptidase has protein sequence MSLITLRVTSFSLCFVVLCSQGVFAAPSPLESEGNRSARTINQRIVPRWIDETHFTFLEELPSGERVERQVDCQTGEITAVDNQSAGPRQTLSGGPLPTSETSATDTELTFVNESDEKVELFWLDMRGVPTGYGTLEPGESKSQHTFSGHAWMVRSAGRGEGRRFYGSLIAASRPLVAKIKQTFEVPENLNRRPRRFGNRFGDAASHSKDESKRFAIETTEQEQGGTTSVLKVWSVDEGRDSAKDLTRVDGSELVNFAWSPDSRFLAGWQLIRHQPEKVTMVESSPRGGGRAVVHEHSYRLPGDPYDEFLLHVFNVEDGTQVACEVPTVDFGRPQIRWLGDNQIVFEKVDRGHQRFRVFVVDPAAASVRTAVDESTDTFIWTMHGPNVPLVTYLNKTDEFVYSSEASGYRHLYLVDLNDAENSFAVTAERTEQELDQIKNLAITNGDWLVRKIAEVDEEARTIDLVVGSFYEDQDPYLQHLVRASLDGDMLVALTEAHGDHTYEFSPNGDYLIVSSSRVDSPPLHQLRRVSDGKLICDLVQAQRIDETSDWSLPQRFSAKGRDGETDIWGNVYFPADFDPSKKNYYPIIEAIYAGPHDSHVPTRYLHSSRHQDLTSLGFVVVQIDGMGTANRSKAFHDVCWHNLKDAGFPDRIAWIKAAADRFPAMDTSRVGIFGTSAGGQNACGAVLFHNDFYKSAYASCGCHDNRMDKSSWNEQWMGYPVEQHYSESSNIDNAHRLDANLFLVVGELDTNVPPESTYRLVDALIKADKDFEFLMVPSMGHSDGGRYGKRRMRDFFVRTLQPSTE, from the coding sequence TTGAGTTTAATAACACTCCGAGTCACCTCATTCTCACTCTGTTTTGTCGTCCTTTGTTCACAAGGTGTATTCGCAGCGCCAAGTCCACTTGAGAGCGAGGGCAATCGTTCAGCTCGAACGATCAACCAGCGAATCGTACCTCGATGGATTGACGAGACCCATTTCACATTTTTGGAAGAACTACCTTCGGGCGAACGAGTTGAGCGACAGGTCGATTGCCAAACCGGTGAAATCACTGCGGTAGACAATCAGTCCGCTGGGCCCCGACAAACCTTGTCCGGCGGACCGCTTCCGACATCGGAAACATCGGCGACCGATACGGAACTTACATTTGTTAACGAAAGCGATGAAAAGGTAGAGCTGTTCTGGTTGGACATGCGTGGCGTTCCGACCGGCTACGGGACTTTAGAACCCGGTGAATCTAAGTCACAGCACACCTTCAGCGGACACGCTTGGATGGTACGGTCTGCCGGACGTGGTGAAGGCCGTCGTTTCTATGGCAGTTTGATTGCGGCGTCACGACCACTGGTCGCGAAGATTAAGCAGACGTTTGAGGTACCCGAAAACCTGAACCGTCGCCCTCGTCGATTCGGGAATCGCTTTGGTGATGCGGCCAGCCATTCGAAAGATGAATCGAAACGTTTTGCGATCGAGACGACTGAGCAAGAGCAAGGCGGGACAACATCGGTTTTGAAAGTTTGGTCAGTCGATGAAGGTCGGGATTCGGCAAAGGATTTGACTCGGGTTGATGGATCGGAATTGGTCAACTTCGCTTGGTCACCCGACAGCCGCTTTCTAGCCGGTTGGCAGTTGATTCGGCACCAACCAGAGAAAGTGACGATGGTCGAATCATCGCCAAGAGGCGGTGGTCGTGCGGTTGTGCACGAGCATTCCTATCGTCTCCCCGGCGATCCGTATGACGAATTTCTTCTTCATGTGTTTAACGTAGAAGATGGAACACAGGTGGCTTGCGAGGTTCCGACTGTCGACTTCGGACGACCCCAAATCCGTTGGCTTGGTGATAACCAGATCGTCTTTGAAAAAGTAGATCGCGGTCATCAACGGTTTCGTGTCTTTGTGGTTGATCCCGCAGCGGCAAGTGTACGAACCGCAGTTGATGAGTCGACAGATACGTTCATTTGGACCATGCATGGACCAAACGTGCCGCTAGTAACCTACCTGAATAAGACTGACGAATTTGTCTATTCCAGCGAAGCGAGTGGCTATCGGCATCTGTATCTAGTTGATTTGAATGATGCCGAAAACAGTTTCGCCGTGACGGCGGAACGGACCGAGCAAGAGCTTGATCAGATTAAGAACTTGGCGATCACCAACGGCGATTGGCTTGTCCGTAAGATCGCTGAAGTCGACGAAGAGGCACGCACAATCGATTTGGTTGTCGGGTCATTCTATGAAGACCAAGATCCTTATTTGCAACACCTTGTTCGCGCTTCCTTGGACGGTGACATGCTGGTCGCGTTGACAGAGGCCCATGGCGATCACACGTACGAGTTTTCGCCCAACGGTGACTACCTGATCGTTTCAAGCAGTCGCGTTGATAGTCCACCGCTGCATCAGTTGCGCCGTGTGTCGGATGGAAAGCTGATTTGCGATCTGGTTCAGGCCCAACGGATCGATGAAACATCCGACTGGAGCCTTCCGCAACGGTTTAGCGCGAAAGGTCGTGACGGCGAGACCGATATTTGGGGCAACGTGTATTTTCCGGCCGATTTCGATCCCTCGAAAAAGAACTACTATCCGATCATCGAAGCGATCTACGCTGGTCCGCATGACTCACACGTTCCCACACGATACCTACACTCGTCCCGGCACCAGGATCTAACTTCGCTGGGGTTTGTCGTGGTGCAAATTGACGGGATGGGTACGGCGAACCGGTCGAAAGCATTTCACGACGTCTGCTGGCACAATCTAAAAGACGCGGGGTTCCCAGATCGGATCGCTTGGATCAAAGCAGCCGCCGACAGGTTCCCGGCGATGGATACAAGTCGAGTCGGCATTTTCGGAACTTCAGCGGGCGGGCAAAACGCGTGTGGTGCTGTACTTTTCCACAACGACTTTTACAAGTCCGCGTACGCTTCCTGTGGTTGCCATGACAATCGAATGGACAAATCCAGTTGGAATGAGCAATGGATGGGCTATCCGGTTGAACAGCACTATTCGGAATCGAGTAACATTGATAACGCTCACCGGTTGGACGCGAATCTGTTCCTTGTGGTGGGTGAACTCGACACCAACGTGCCGCCCGAGTCGACTTATCGCTTGGTTGACGCATTGATTAAGGCTGACAAAGACTTCGAATTCCTGATGGTCCCATCGATGGGACACAGTGATGGGGGGCGGTACGGTAAACGTCGGATGCGAGATTTCTTCGTTCGGACATTGCAACCCTCGACGGAATAG
- a CDS encoding pectate lyase, producing the protein MKYWHVLLAALSFLAVGDFWFAPPANGQTREQSVETRSSNSEEPSDRLVGAALDSAKRATSFLTDHVSTHGGYLWRYSADLQLKEGEGIVKGNTVWVQPPGTPSVGLALTHLYQATGDLQFRDAALAAAEALRLGQMHSGGWQASIEFDPDQRKKWAYRVEPPHRKRKDQSSLDDNKTQSALLFLITLDEALDFKNKGVHDTAVYGLKGLLENGQFKNGGFPQVWTDQKTSDHTAAAVPASYPSEWSRQYTGHHEYWYRYTLNDHLAADMMDVLFEAERVYKDQRFRDAALRLADSLLNAQMPEPQPAWAQQYNASMEPIWARKFEPPAITTSESFGVIETLIDVYQHTGEKKYLEPIPRALEYLKTCELDDGRVARFYELKTNRPLYFDLQYQLTYSDSNMPTHYGFQLSSKVDQLQRRYEKVLRTGPSQVSRSRKVDERELRRVIDSQSDNGIWLNQSGMRYHKNRDPAIDMAPVVANLEKIASYLQQTKQD; encoded by the coding sequence ATGAAGTACTGGCACGTTTTGCTTGCGGCGTTATCGTTTTTGGCAGTTGGCGACTTTTGGTTTGCACCGCCGGCAAACGGTCAGACACGCGAGCAATCCGTTGAAACCCGGTCATCAAATTCCGAAGAACCAAGCGACCGGCTCGTCGGCGCGGCGCTCGATTCGGCAAAGCGTGCCACAAGTTTCTTAACTGATCACGTCAGCACTCACGGTGGATACCTTTGGCGATACTCCGCTGACCTGCAATTGAAGGAAGGCGAGGGGATTGTCAAAGGCAATACCGTTTGGGTGCAGCCGCCCGGGACACCTTCGGTCGGGCTTGCGTTGACGCATCTTTATCAAGCGACCGGCGATCTGCAATTTCGTGATGCCGCATTGGCGGCAGCCGAAGCGTTGCGTCTGGGGCAGATGCACAGCGGCGGATGGCAGGCGTCGATCGAGTTCGATCCAGATCAACGAAAGAAGTGGGCATATCGCGTTGAACCTCCGCATCGGAAGCGAAAAGATCAATCAAGCTTGGATGACAACAAGACTCAGTCGGCGCTCTTGTTCCTGATCACTCTGGATGAAGCACTAGACTTCAAGAATAAGGGTGTGCATGACACGGCGGTCTATGGGCTGAAAGGGCTTTTGGAAAATGGCCAGTTCAAAAACGGAGGTTTTCCGCAGGTTTGGACGGATCAGAAAACTTCCGATCACACCGCAGCCGCAGTTCCAGCGAGCTATCCGAGTGAATGGTCGCGACAGTACACGGGCCATCACGAGTATTGGTATCGCTATACGCTGAATGATCATCTGGCTGCCGACATGATGGACGTGTTGTTCGAAGCCGAACGCGTTTACAAGGATCAGCGATTTCGTGATGCGGCACTGCGTTTGGCTGATTCATTGTTGAATGCACAAATGCCTGAACCTCAGCCAGCATGGGCCCAGCAATACAATGCGTCGATGGAGCCCATCTGGGCAAGAAAGTTCGAACCGCCAGCGATTACAACCAGCGAATCATTTGGTGTGATCGAGACGTTGATCGATGTGTATCAACACACCGGCGAAAAGAAATACTTGGAACCGATCCCTAGGGCGCTAGAATATCTAAAGACCTGCGAACTCGATGATGGCCGCGTCGCACGGTTCTATGAGCTGAAAACAAATCGTCCTCTTTATTTTGATCTGCAATACCAGCTGACCTACAGCGACAGCAATATGCCAACGCACTATGGGTTTCAGCTTTCAAGCAAAGTTGACCAGTTGCAACGCCGTTATGAGAAAGTGTTGCGAACCGGTCCCAGTCAGGTCTCTCGCTCACGTAAAGTCGACGAGCGTGAACTGCGTCGGGTCATCGATAGTCAATCCGACAACGGCATTTGGCTTAATCAGTCAGGCATGCGTTATCACAAAAATCGAGATCCTGCGATCGACATGGCTCCTGTCGTCGCGAACCTCGAGAAGATCGCGTCGTACCTACAGCAAACAAAACAAGACTAA